One Neovison vison isolate M4711 chromosome 2, ASM_NN_V1, whole genome shotgun sequence genomic window carries:
- the LOC122900567 gene encoding zinc finger protein 37A-like codes for MPVTYHTGEECLPCFLLQPSPKGSLSFADVTVGFTQEEWQHLDPAQRTLYREVMLENYSHLVSVGCCIPKPDVILKLEQGEQPWMLEEESPRQSYPEALREVSKTSFVL; via the exons ATGCCGGTAACGTATCACACTGGTGAGGAATGTCTGCCATGCTTTCTCCTCCAACCAAGTCCAAAG GGATCCTTATCATTTGCGGATGTGACTGTGGGCTTtacccaggaggagtggcagcaCCTGGACCCTGCTCAGAGGACCCTGTACAGGGAGGTGATGCTGGAGAACTATAGCCACCTTGTCTCAGTGG GGTGTTGCATCCCTAAACCAGACGTGATCCTGAAGTTGGAGCAAGGAGAGCAGCCATGGATGCTAGAGGAAGAGTCCCCACGTCAGAGCTACCCAG AAGCACTAAGGGAAGTGAGCAAGACGAGCTTCGTTCTATGA